The following proteins come from a genomic window of Lolium rigidum isolate FL_2022 chromosome 5, APGP_CSIRO_Lrig_0.1, whole genome shotgun sequence:
- the LOC124654789 gene encoding uncharacterized protein LOC124654789: MEATKERREEQQRKAAGAGEDGDSVQLPTETSPYVQYNKDDGLEDYKMRAYGAKGHLPVSDIPHGGTGTDAPTIPGTALPTQQLNLHGRQQPQRGQGGDAGAGRADEAATDTINRHGVP; this comes from the coding sequence ATGGAGGCGACCAAGGAGAGgcgggaggagcagcagcggaaggccgccggcgccggcgaggacgGCGACTCGGTGCAGCTGCCGACGGAGACGAGCCCGTACGTGCAGTACAACAAGGACGACGGCCTGGAGGACTACAAGATGCGCGCCTACGGCGCCAAAGGCCACCTCCCCGTCTCCGACATCCCCCACGGCGGCACCGGCACCGACGCGCCCACCATCCCCGGCACCGCCCTCCCCACTCAGCAACTGAACCTGCATGGACGCCAGCAGCCGCAGCGTGGCCAGGGTGGGGACGCTGGCGCTGGCCGCGCCGACGAGGCGGCCACCGACACCATCAACCGCCACGGCGTGCCGTAG
- the LOC124651447 gene encoding aspartyl protease family protein At5g10770-like yields MIMSSAVLCRGAPFSVFSGAVSRILLIAVALAASPRRLGVTAAGAEMRRTSSPADPNWHVVSVASLLPAAVCTPSTAASNSTVLNVVQRHGPCLPLQSRGGTPPHAQLLDHDQARVDSIHRKIAAPASTVLDQANHAAKGVSLPAQRGISLGTGNYVVSVGLGTPARDMTVIFDTGSDLSWVQCTPCSDCYEQKDPLFDPARSKTYSAVPCAVPECQGLDSHSCSRDKKCRYEVVYGDQSQTDGDLARDTLTLGTPSDTLPGFVFGCGDKDTGLFGKTDGLVGLGREKVSLSSQAAAKYGAGFSYCLPSSPSGVGYLSLGRSAPGNARFTPMATRRDTPSFYYVNLVAVKVGGRTVRISPVVFASAGTVIDSGTVITRLPPRAYAALRRAFTRSMGRYRYKKAPALSILDTCYDFTGHTTVQIPSLALVFAGGTTVELDFSGVLYVAKASQACLAFAPNGDGTDVGILGNTQQKTLAVVYDVANQKIGFGANGCS; encoded by the exons ATGATCATGTCTTCCGCCGTGCTGTGTCGAGGCGCTCCGTTCTCAGTGTTCTCCGGCGCGGTGTCGCGGATCCTGCTTATCGCCGTGGCTCTGGCCGCTTCGCCTCGCCGGCTCGGCGTGACGGCTGCCGGTGCGGAGATGAGGAGGACGAGCAGCCCGGCGGACCCGAACTGGCACGTCGTCAGCGTAGCCTCCCTTCTGCCGGCCGCCGTCTGCACGCCGTCCACAG CGGCATCAAACTCGACGGTCCTCAATGTTGTGCAACGGCACGGCCCGTGCTTGCCACTGCAGTCGCGTGGCGGCACGCCACCACACGCCCAGCTCTTGGACCATGATCAGGCCAGAGTAGACTCCATACACCGCAAGATCGCCGCCCCCGCGTCCACTGTGCTCGACCAAGCCAACCACGCCGCGAAGGGCGTGTCCCTGCCGGCGCAGCGTGGCATCTCCCTTGGCACCGGCAACTACGTGGTGTCTGTTGGCCTCGGAACGCCGGCCAGAGACATGACTGTGATTTTCGACACCGGAAGCGACCTGTCGTGGGTGCAGTGCACGCCGTGCTCGGACTGCTACGAGCAGAAGGACCCGCTCTTCGACCCGGCGCGGTCGAAGACGTACTCCGCCGTGCCCTGCGCCGTGCCGGAGTGCCAGGGGCTCGACTCGCATAGCTGCTCGCGAGACAAGAAATGCCGGTACGAGGTCGTGTATGGCGACCAGTCGCAGACCGACGGCGACCTGGCACGCGACACGCTGACGCTGGGGACACCATCGGACACGCTCCCGGGCTTCGTCTTCGGGTGTGGCGACAAGGACACCGGGCTGTTCGGCAAGACCGACGGGCTCGTCGGCCTCGGCCGCGAGAAGGTGTCGCTGTCGTCCCAAGCGGCGGCCAAGTACGGCGCGGGGTTCTCCTACTGTCTCCCGTCGTCGCCGAGCGGGGTGGGGTACCTGTCACTCGGGAGGTCGGCGCCCGGGAACGCACGGTTCACGCCGATGGCGACCCGCCGCGACACGCCGTCGTTCTACTACGTCAATCTCGTCGCCGTCAAGGTCGGCGGGCGGACGGTCAGGATCTCTCCGGTGGTGTTTGCGTCCGCTGGCACGGTGATCGACTCCGGCACCGTGATCACCCGGCTGCCGCCGCGCGCCTACGCCGCGCTCCGTAGGGCGTTCACGCGCTCTATGGGCAGGTACAGGTACAAGAAGGCGCCGGCGCTGTCCATCCTGGACACATGCTACGACTTCACTGGGCACACGACGGTGCAGATACCGTCTTTGGCGCTGGTGTTCGCCGGCGGCACCACCGTGGAGCTCGACTTCAGCGGGGTGTTGTATGTGGCGAAGGCCTCGCAGGCTTGCCTAGCGTTCGCGCCCAACGGCGACGGCACGGACGTCGGCATCCTCGGGAACACGCAGCAGAAGACGCTCGCGGTGGTGTACGACGTGGCCAACCAGAAGATTGGGTTCGGCGCGAACGGCTGCAGCTGA